In the Lentimicrobiaceae bacterium genome, AAAGAGACCCGTGGCACCGATATCATTCTTCATATTGCCGACGACAGCGAAGAATTTCTCGAAGAATATAAACTACTCGAATTACTAAAAAAATATTGCAAATTTCTGCCTGTTCCTATTCAGTTTGGTACCGAAAAAAGTTGGGAGAAAGTGGAAGGAGAAAAAGACAAAGATGGCAACGACAAGCAGATAGAAGTGGAACATCCACGCATGATCAACAATACCAATCCTGCATGGAAACGCAAACCCGCCGAGCTGAAGGACGAAGATTACAAAGCCTTTTACCACGAACTGTATCCCTATACCTTTGACGAGCCCTTGTTCAATATCCACCTGAATGTGGATTACCCGTTTAACCTCACCGGAATTCTTTATTTTCCAAAAGTCAAGAAAAATATTGACATTCAAAAAGATAAAATTCAACTTTATTGCAACCAGGTTTTTGTTACCGATTCGGTAGAAGGAATAGTTCCCGATTTTCTCACCCTGTTGCACGGGGTAATTGACTCTCCTGACATTCCGTTAAACGTATCGCGTAGTTACCTGCAAAGCGATGCCAATGTAAAAAAAATCTCCGGGCACATCACCAAAAAAGTTGCCGATAGACTGGAAGAAATTTTCAAAAACAACCGTGAAGAATTCGAGAAAAAATGGGACGACATCGGAATTTTTATCAAATACGGAATGATTTCGGATGAAAAATTTTACGAAAGAGCCGAAAAATTCTGTCTGCTGAAAAATACCGACAACAAATATTTTACTCTTGACGAATACAAAAAACACATAAAAGACAGCCAGACCGACAAGAACAAAACACTGGTTTATCTATACACCACCAATCCCGAAGAGCAATACAGCTACATCCAGGCTGCCAGAGATCGTGGCTATGATGTTCTATTGATGGACGGTATGCTTGATACACACTTTGTCAGTACATTAGAACGTAAACTCGACAAATCAGGTTTTACGAGGGTGGATGCCGACATCGTTGACAAACTTATCCAGAAAGAAGATGTACAGCCTGAAAAACTTAGTAAGGAAGAGCAGGAAAAACTTGTACCTTTGTTTGAAAAAGTAATGGACAAGGGAAGATTTACCATAGTGGTAGAAAATCTTAGTGAAACCGACCTTCCCGTACTCATTACGCAACCTGAATTTATTCGAAGAATGAAAGAAATGTCGGCAATGGGAGGCGGAATGTCATATATGGGCAATATGCCCGATCAGTACAATCTGATAGTAAATGCTAACCAT is a window encoding:
- the htpG gene encoding molecular chaperone HtpG, giving the protein MQRGTINVKTENIFPIIKKFLYSDHEIFLRELISNAVDATQKLKTLASMGEIKGDLGDLTIQVSSDKKKKTITVSDRGIGMTTEEVERYINQIAFSSAEEFVEKFKKNDADSNGLIGHFGLGFYSCFMVSKKVEIITKSYKENATSVKWACDGSPDYTLNEHNKETRGTDIILHIADDSEEFLEEYKLLELLKKYCKFLPVPIQFGTEKSWEKVEGEKDKDGNDKQIEVEHPRMINNTNPAWKRKPAELKDEDYKAFYHELYPYTFDEPLFNIHLNVDYPFNLTGILYFPKVKKNIDIQKDKIQLYCNQVFVTDSVEGIVPDFLTLLHGVIDSPDIPLNVSRSYLQSDANVKKISGHITKKVADRLEEIFKNNREEFEKKWDDIGIFIKYGMISDEKFYERAEKFCLLKNTDNKYFTLDEYKKHIKDSQTDKNKTLVYLYTTNPEEQYSYIQAARDRGYDVLLMDGMLDTHFVSTLERKLDKSGFTRVDADIVDKLIQKEDVQPEKLSKEEQEKLVPLFEKVMDKGRFTIVVENLSETDLPVLITQPEFIRRMKEMSAMGGGMSYMGNMPDQYNLIVNANHALVNQALNENDETKQTSLLKQLTDLALLSQNMLKGEDLTNFIKRSVDIIK